The Euwallacea similis isolate ESF13 chromosome 35, ESF131.1, whole genome shotgun sequence genome has a segment encoding these proteins:
- the LOC136418552 gene encoding tyrosine-protein phosphatase non-receptor type 11-like isoform X2, whose amino-acid sequence MRVTRNSSRVAEGTSIISTVPTAVIISTALNEFRKAFVYFGYKWFHGHLSGRDAEKLILDRGKNGSFLVRESQSKPGDFVLSVRTDDKVTHVMIRCTQDNKYDVGGGEKFNTLAELIEHYKKNPMVETSGTVVHLKQPFNATRINASGIHSRVKQLQSENGPNGFGKAGFWEEFESLQQQEFKHLYSRKEGSKPENRNKNRYKNILPFDDTRVKLKNVDPTVAGADYINANYIRWKSDDSVGNEMGNDPSGKVYIATQGCLPSTVADFWQMVWQDNCRVIVMTTKETERLKNKCARYWPDQNGSKEYGKIVVKNLIESSTPHYTLREFLVSMEGTSIERKVYHYHFTAWPDHGVPSDPGCVLNFLYEVNIRQEELQKELPPSQPPGAILVHCSAGIGRTGTFIVIDMILDQLKKYGLDCEIDIQRTIQMVRSQRSGMVQTEAQYKFVYLAVQHHIEIVTERFKAEQKSLLSGREYTNIRYSSDMGNLGTTLTGNLNSTGSLSRPTSVSHFPQTPIATILRPEAKKPSRAVSEIPLPRPPEEMVKPMLYENIPSNSASHPCPAPPPPPRKT is encoded by the exons ATGGTTCCATGGACATTTATCAGGCAGAGACGCGGAGAAGCTTATTCTAGATAGAGGCAAGAACGGTAGCTTTTTAGTTCGAGAGAGCCAGTCTAAACCTGGAGATTTTGTGCTTTCCGTCAGGACTGATGATAAAGTTACCCACGTTATGATTAGGTGTACGCAG gataaTAAATATGATGTTGGCGGtggtgaaaaatttaataccttAGCTGAGCTAATAGAGCATTACAAGAAGAACCCAATGGTGGAAACGTCAGGAACGGTGGTGCATTTAAAGCAGCCCTTCAACGCCACCAGGATAAACGCATCAGGGATACATTCCAGAGTAAAACAACTTCAG TCTGAAAATGGTCCCAATGGGTTCGGCAAAGCGGGTTTCTGGGAGGAATTCGAATCTTTGCAGCAACAAGAGTTCAAACACCTGTATTCCCGGAAAGAGGGTAGCAAGCCGGAAAACAGGAACAAGAACCGCTACAAGAATATTTTACCTT TTGACGATACAagggtgaaattaaaaaacgtgGATCCCACGGTGGCAGGAGCCGATTACATCAATGCCAACTACATCCGCTGGAAGTCTGATGATTCTGTGGGCAACGAGATGGGTAACGACCCCAGCGGGAAAGTTTACATAGCAACCCAGGGTTGTCTACCTTCTACTGTTGCTGATTTTTGGCAGATGGTTTGGCAGGACAATTGCCGGGTTATTGTTATGACCACCAAAGAGACTGAACGCTTAAAGAATAAGTGTGCCAG GTATTGGCCCGATCAAAACGGATCAAAAGAGTACGGGAAGATCGTAGTGAAAAATCTAATTGAATCCTCAACCCCGCATTATACGCTTAGGGAGTTTCTAGTTAGCATGGAAGGAACCAGTATCGAGAGGAAAGTTTATCACTATCATTTCACTGCGTGGCCCGATCATGGTGTTCCCTCCGACCCCGGCTGCGTCCTCAACTTCCTCTACGAAGTCAATATCCGACAGGAAGAGCTACAAAAAGAGTTACCTCCCAGCCAACCTCCAGGCGCCATTTTAGTGCATTGTTCAGCAGGAATCGGACGAACTGGCACGTTTATTGTCATTGACATGATCCTGGATCAACTCAAGAAGTACGGCTTGGACTGCGAGATTGATATACAGCGTACAATACAAATGGTCCGGTCTCAGCGATCGGGGATGGTACAGACAGAGGCCCaatacaaatttgtttatttggcGGTACAACATCATATCGAGATAGTTACGGAGAGGTTCAAGGCTGAACAG AAGTCACTACTGTCGGGAAGGGAATATACGAACATCCGCTACAGCAGTGACATGGGGAATTTGGGAACTACTCTTACGGGTAACCTCAACAGCACTGGATCCCTCAGTAGGCCTACTAGTGTGTCCCATTTCCCTCAAACACCCATTGCCACCATATTGAGGCCGGAAGCCAAGAAACCTTCACGTGCAGTGTCGGAAATCCCCTTGCCAAG ACCTCCAGAAGAAATGGTAAAGCCAATGCTGTACGAGAACATTCCAAGTAACTCGGCCTCTCATCCGTGCCCCGCCCCACCGCCGCCTCCAAGGAAGACATGA